A region from the Microtus ochrogaster isolate Prairie Vole_2 unplaced genomic scaffold, MicOch1.0 UNK43, whole genome shotgun sequence genome encodes:
- the Fam131a gene encoding protein FAM131A isoform X1 encodes MPMISVLGKMFLWQREGPGGRWTCQTSRRVASDPAWAVEWIELPRGLSLSSLGSARTLRGWSRSPRPSSVDSQDLPEVNVGDTVAMLPKSRRALTIQEIAALARSSLHGISQVVKDHVTKPTAMAQGRVAHLIEWKGWSKPSDSPAALESAFSSYSDLSEGEQEARFAAGVAEQFAIAEAKLRAWSSVDGDDSTDDSYDEDFTGGTDTDIAGSLGPHLQDLFTGRRFSRPVRQGSVEPESDCSQTVSPDTLCSSLCSLEDGLLGSPARMTSQMLGEELLLARLPPSRESAFRSLGPLEAQDSLYSSPLTESCLSPTDEEEPDSCKDCQLLCPLPGGSWERQQQVSDVASSGVVSLDEDEVEPEDQ; translated from the exons ATGCCTATGATTTCTGTGCTGGGCAAAATGTTTTTGTGGCAGCGTGAAGGGCCTGGAGGAAGATGGACTTGTCAGACAAGTCGCAGAG TGGCTTCGGACCCTGCCTGGGCTGTGGAGTGGATCGAACTCCCTCGaggtctttctctgtcttccttgggATCTGCTCGGACTCTCCGAGGCTGGAGCCGGTCCCCTCGTCCTTCTTCCGTAGACAGCCAGGACTTGCCAGAG GTGAATGTTGGAGACACAGTCGCGATGCTGCCCAAGTCCCGGAGAGCCCTAACCATCCAGGAGATAGCTGCGCTGGCCAGATCGTCCCTGCACG GTATTTCCCAGGTGGTGAAGGACCACGTGACCAAGCCCACAGCCATGGCCCAGGGCCGCGTGGCTCACCTCATCGAATGGAAGGGCTGGAGCAAGCCCAGTGACTCACCTGCAGCTCTGGAATCAGCTTTTTCCTCCTATTCAGACCTCAGCGAGGGTGAACAAGAGGCTCGCTTTGCAGCAG GAGTGGCCGAGCAGTTTGCTATTGCAGAAGCTAAGCTCCGAGCATGGTCTTCCGTGGATGGCGATGACTCCACTGATGACTCCTATGACGAGGACTTCACTGGGGGAACTGACACAG ACATTGCTGGGTCTCTGGGGCCCCACCTCCAGGACCTCTTCACAGGTCGTCGGTTCTCCCGGCCCGTGCGCCAGGGCTCTGTGGAGCCTGAGAGCGACTGTTCCCAGACCGTGTCCCCAGATACCCTGTGCTCTAGTCTGTGCAGCCTGGAGGATGGCTTGCTGGGCTCCCCAGCCAGGATGACCTCTCAAATGTTGGGTGAAGAGCTGCTCCTTGCCAGACTTCCCCCCAGCCGGGAAAGTGCCTTCCGCAGCCTGGGCCCTTTGGAGGCCCAGGACTCACTTTACAGTTCACCGCTCACGGAATCCTGCCTTTCCCCTACCGACGAGGAGGAGCCTGATTCGTGCAAGGACTGCCAGCTGCTCTGCCCGCTGCCTGGCGGCAGCTGGGAAAGACAGCAGCAAGTCTCTGATGTGGCCTCTTCTGGGGTCGT
- the Fam131a gene encoding protein FAM131A isoform X3, which yields MLPKSRRALTIQEIAALARSSLHGISQVVKDHVTKPTAMAQGRVAHLIEWKGWSKPSDSPAALESAFSSYSDLSEGEQEARFAAGVAEQFAIAEAKLRAWSSVDGDDSTDDSYDEDFTGGTDTDIAGSLGPHLQDLFTGRRFSRPVRQGSVEPESDCSQTVSPDTLCSSLCSLEDGLLGSPARMTSQMLGEELLLARLPPSRESAFRSLGPLEAQDSLYSSPLTESCLSPTDEEEPDSCKDCQLLCPLPGGSWERQQQVSDVASSGVVSLDEDEVEPEDQ from the exons ATGCTGCCCAAGTCCCGGAGAGCCCTAACCATCCAGGAGATAGCTGCGCTGGCCAGATCGTCCCTGCACG GTATTTCCCAGGTGGTGAAGGACCACGTGACCAAGCCCACAGCCATGGCCCAGGGCCGCGTGGCTCACCTCATCGAATGGAAGGGCTGGAGCAAGCCCAGTGACTCACCTGCAGCTCTGGAATCAGCTTTTTCCTCCTATTCAGACCTCAGCGAGGGTGAACAAGAGGCTCGCTTTGCAGCAG GAGTGGCCGAGCAGTTTGCTATTGCAGAAGCTAAGCTCCGAGCATGGTCTTCCGTGGATGGCGATGACTCCACTGATGACTCCTATGACGAGGACTTCACTGGGGGAACTGACACAG ACATTGCTGGGTCTCTGGGGCCCCACCTCCAGGACCTCTTCACAGGTCGTCGGTTCTCCCGGCCCGTGCGCCAGGGCTCTGTGGAGCCTGAGAGCGACTGTTCCCAGACCGTGTCCCCAGATACCCTGTGCTCTAGTCTGTGCAGCCTGGAGGATGGCTTGCTGGGCTCCCCAGCCAGGATGACCTCTCAAATGTTGGGTGAAGAGCTGCTCCTTGCCAGACTTCCCCCCAGCCGGGAAAGTGCCTTCCGCAGCCTGGGCCCTTTGGAGGCCCAGGACTCACTTTACAGTTCACCGCTCACGGAATCCTGCCTTTCCCCTACCGACGAGGAGGAGCCTGATTCGTGCAAGGACTGCCAGCTGCTCTGCCCGCTGCCTGGCGGCAGCTGGGAAAGACAGCAGCAAGTCTCTGATGTGGCCTCTTCTGGGGTCGT
- the Fam131a gene encoding protein FAM131A isoform X2, with translation MGYIGSRRPAGQVASDPAWAVEWIELPRGLSLSSLGSARTLRGWSRSPRPSSVDSQDLPEVNVGDTVAMLPKSRRALTIQEIAALARSSLHGISQVVKDHVTKPTAMAQGRVAHLIEWKGWSKPSDSPAALESAFSSYSDLSEGEQEARFAAGVAEQFAIAEAKLRAWSSVDGDDSTDDSYDEDFTGGTDTDIAGSLGPHLQDLFTGRRFSRPVRQGSVEPESDCSQTVSPDTLCSSLCSLEDGLLGSPARMTSQMLGEELLLARLPPSRESAFRSLGPLEAQDSLYSSPLTESCLSPTDEEEPDSCKDCQLLCPLPGGSWERQQQVSDVASSGVVSLDEDEVEPEDQ, from the exons ATGGGTTATATTGGCTCTCGGCGCCCAGCCGGTCAGG TGGCTTCGGACCCTGCCTGGGCTGTGGAGTGGATCGAACTCCCTCGaggtctttctctgtcttccttgggATCTGCTCGGACTCTCCGAGGCTGGAGCCGGTCCCCTCGTCCTTCTTCCGTAGACAGCCAGGACTTGCCAGAG GTGAATGTTGGAGACACAGTCGCGATGCTGCCCAAGTCCCGGAGAGCCCTAACCATCCAGGAGATAGCTGCGCTGGCCAGATCGTCCCTGCACG GTATTTCCCAGGTGGTGAAGGACCACGTGACCAAGCCCACAGCCATGGCCCAGGGCCGCGTGGCTCACCTCATCGAATGGAAGGGCTGGAGCAAGCCCAGTGACTCACCTGCAGCTCTGGAATCAGCTTTTTCCTCCTATTCAGACCTCAGCGAGGGTGAACAAGAGGCTCGCTTTGCAGCAG GAGTGGCCGAGCAGTTTGCTATTGCAGAAGCTAAGCTCCGAGCATGGTCTTCCGTGGATGGCGATGACTCCACTGATGACTCCTATGACGAGGACTTCACTGGGGGAACTGACACAG ACATTGCTGGGTCTCTGGGGCCCCACCTCCAGGACCTCTTCACAGGTCGTCGGTTCTCCCGGCCCGTGCGCCAGGGCTCTGTGGAGCCTGAGAGCGACTGTTCCCAGACCGTGTCCCCAGATACCCTGTGCTCTAGTCTGTGCAGCCTGGAGGATGGCTTGCTGGGCTCCCCAGCCAGGATGACCTCTCAAATGTTGGGTGAAGAGCTGCTCCTTGCCAGACTTCCCCCCAGCCGGGAAAGTGCCTTCCGCAGCCTGGGCCCTTTGGAGGCCCAGGACTCACTTTACAGTTCACCGCTCACGGAATCCTGCCTTTCCCCTACCGACGAGGAGGAGCCTGATTCGTGCAAGGACTGCCAGCTGCTCTGCCCGCTGCCTGGCGGCAGCTGGGAAAGACAGCAGCAAGTCTCTGATGTGGCCTCTTCTGGGGTCGT